From a single Daphnia pulex isolate KAP4 chromosome 2, ASM2113471v1 genomic region:
- the LOC124205724 gene encoding uncharacterized protein LOC124205724 isoform X1 — protein MVKFFDVIEMEVHKRKTRGTRKLINYAAIDGNTSSGASDNDFVNNKLVKPTRLTSTKSSKPGILIDIKLSKKSKLIEQKTISDRQSKANPVSISADSKVVKVINSFIAEPIVVPHRIWSQETNITSECDCLSLHELSDSSDTDESYPSLPEKLKKIPSLIPTKQVSNLLSSVVELSSKEEKIEIDIYRKRKVTQDAVLTFKQPVIPTTFPVKWKPPGTAFGGGILSNRNSPATGIRLGLSRNHRAKKQLHQQFQNIPDTN, from the exons ATGGTTAAATTTTTCGATGTTATTGAAATGGAAGTTCATAAACGAAAAACCAG AGGAACTCGGAAGTTGATAAATTATGCTGCCATTGATGGCAATACATCGTCAGGTGCTAGTGACAACGATTTTGTTAACAATAAGCTAGTAAAACCCACTAGACTTACATCTACCAAATCGAGTAAGCCAGGTATACTAATTGATATTAAGTTGTCtaagaaatcaaaacttattgaacaaaaaaccatttcaGATCGACAATCAAAG GCAAATCCTGTTTCAATAAGTGCGGATTCAAAAGTTGTGAAAGTGATTAATTCTTTCATAGCAGAACCTATTGTGGTACCACATAGAATTTGGTCACAAGAAACTAATATCACAAGTGAGTGTGATTGTCTTTCTCTCCATGAACTGAGTGACTCTTCAGACACTGATGAATCGTATCCCAGTTTACCAGAAAAGTTAAAGAAGATTCCTAGTTTGATCCCAACAAAACAAGTATCAAATC TTCTTTCCTCTGTGGTGGAACTGtcttcaaaagaagaaaagattgaaattgatatctaccgaaaaagaaaagttacaCAAGATGCTGTTTTAACCTTCAAACAACCAGTTATTCCAACAACATTTCCAGTAAAATGGAAACCACCAG gTACTGCCTTCGGCGGTGGAATTTTGTCAAATAGAAATTCTCCTGCGACAGGAATTCGATTAGGTTTATCTCGTAATCATCGGGCCAAAAAGCAATTACACCAACAATTCCAAAATATTCCTGACACGAACTGA
- the LOC124208703 gene encoding uncharacterized protein LOC124208703, translated as MNHPTCKQEKDVYTLNMLQDSIINAYRPGHIILIAMSQPANFCVCHRDLETFIRELFERGIPQEALFIYCYGLDTSTAKTLSYETIVLAADLRNAILANLPRYGIRPAKSGYLYACNKAENQRFNTPERGRYTYEEKDTTTTSQCLIQHNMNLASSQLRCQFPNCKQKIGCQFAVSCGKCCGWFHGNCILFSKKMSLIVDENNKEWICAMCVGMSL; from the exons ATGAACCATCCAActtgtaaacaagaaaaagatgtaTATACACTCAACATGCTACAAGATTCCATAATAAATGCCTACCGGCCGGGTCACATTATTCTGATAGCTATGAGCCAACCAGccaatttttgtgtttgtcaCAGGGATTTG GAAACTTTCATTAGAGAGCTTTTTGAAAGAGGCATTCCACAGGAGGCTCTCTTTATCTATTGTTACGGGCTGGATACTTCAACTGCAAAAACACTTAGCTACGAAACCATTGTTTTGGCAGCCGATTTACGGAATGCAATTTTGGCCAACTTACCACGATATGGGATTAGACCTGCAAAATCTGGCTATCTCTATGCTTGCAATAAAG CTGAAAACCAGCGTTTTAATACACCAGAGAGAGGACGTTACACATACGAAGAAAaggacacaacaacaacatctcaGTGTttgatacag CACAACATGAATTTAGCTTCTTCACAGTTAAGGTGTCAATTCCCAaattgcaaacaaaaaattggatgTCAATTTGCCGTCAGCTGTGGTAAATGCTGTGGATGGTTCCATGGAAATTGCATTCTATTTTCCAAGAAAATGTCCTTAATTGTTGATGAAAATAACAAGGAATGGATCTGCGCAATGTGTGTAGGAATGTCtttgtaa
- the LOC124205724 gene encoding uncharacterized protein LOC124205724 isoform X2 — protein sequence MVKFFDVIEMEVHKRKTRGTRKLINYAAIDGNTSSGASDNDFVNNKLVKPTRLTSTKSSKPDRQSKANPVSISADSKVVKVINSFIAEPIVVPHRIWSQETNITSECDCLSLHELSDSSDTDESYPSLPEKLKKIPSLIPTKQVSNLLSSVVELSSKEEKIEIDIYRKRKVTQDAVLTFKQPVIPTTFPVKWKPPGTAFGGGILSNRNSPATGIRLGLSRNHRAKKQLHQQFQNIPDTN from the exons ATGGTTAAATTTTTCGATGTTATTGAAATGGAAGTTCATAAACGAAAAACCAG AGGAACTCGGAAGTTGATAAATTATGCTGCCATTGATGGCAATACATCGTCAGGTGCTAGTGACAACGATTTTGTTAACAATAAGCTAGTAAAACCCACTAGACTTACATCTACCAAATCGAGTAAGCCAG ATCGACAATCAAAG GCAAATCCTGTTTCAATAAGTGCGGATTCAAAAGTTGTGAAAGTGATTAATTCTTTCATAGCAGAACCTATTGTGGTACCACATAGAATTTGGTCACAAGAAACTAATATCACAAGTGAGTGTGATTGTCTTTCTCTCCATGAACTGAGTGACTCTTCAGACACTGATGAATCGTATCCCAGTTTACCAGAAAAGTTAAAGAAGATTCCTAGTTTGATCCCAACAAAACAAGTATCAAATC TTCTTTCCTCTGTGGTGGAACTGtcttcaaaagaagaaaagattgaaattgatatctaccgaaaaagaaaagttacaCAAGATGCTGTTTTAACCTTCAAACAACCAGTTATTCCAACAACATTTCCAGTAAAATGGAAACCACCAG gTACTGCCTTCGGCGGTGGAATTTTGTCAAATAGAAATTCTCCTGCGACAGGAATTCGATTAGGTTTATCTCGTAATCATCGGGCCAAAAAGCAATTACACCAACAATTCCAAAATATTCCTGACACGAACTGA